The following proteins are encoded in a genomic region of Bradyrhizobium sp. SK17:
- a CDS encoding branched-chain amino acid ABC transporter permease, with product MDLDALASCFVSPACLVTQTTSGLIIGMLLFLVAVGLTLIFGVLKVVNFSHGAFYMFGAYFAMTAYQLTGSFALAMLSGALGTAILGLIFERVFMSRVYGRDVLMQLLVCYAFVLIFDDVVRMIWGPEFKSMGMPAAFQVPPLFIAGGVVPPYYLLLIGVALAAAVVLGLGLARSRIGKVIRAAAHNPGMVSALGINTGLIYGGVFALGGMLAGLAGALAAPVRSLTPGMGFSVLIESFIVTVIGGMGSILGALIGALLIGLIRSFGSLGFPLFTEGLMYLFMVIVLVSRPTGLFGKEVA from the coding sequence GTGGACCTCGACGCGCTCGCCAGTTGCTTCGTCAGCCCCGCTTGCCTGGTGACCCAGACCACCAGCGGCCTGATCATCGGCATGCTGCTGTTTCTCGTTGCCGTCGGGCTGACTTTGATCTTCGGGGTGCTCAAGGTCGTCAATTTCAGCCACGGCGCCTTCTATATGTTCGGCGCCTATTTCGCGATGACGGCCTACCAGCTCACCGGCAGTTTCGCACTGGCGATGCTGAGCGGCGCCCTCGGCACCGCGATCCTCGGCCTGATCTTCGAGCGCGTGTTCATGAGCCGGGTCTACGGCCGCGACGTGCTGATGCAGCTCCTGGTCTGTTACGCCTTCGTGCTGATCTTCGACGATGTCGTCCGCATGATCTGGGGGCCTGAATTCAAGTCGATGGGCATGCCGGCCGCATTCCAGGTGCCGCCGCTGTTCATCGCTGGCGGCGTGGTGCCGCCGTATTACCTGTTGCTGATCGGCGTGGCGCTCGCCGCGGCCGTGGTCCTCGGACTGGGGCTGGCGCGCTCCAGGATCGGCAAGGTCATCCGGGCGGCTGCGCACAATCCCGGGATGGTGTCGGCGCTCGGCATCAACACCGGGCTGATCTATGGCGGCGTGTTCGCGCTCGGCGGCATGCTGGCCGGACTGGCCGGCGCGCTGGCGGCCCCGGTGCGCTCGCTGACGCCGGGCATGGGATTCTCGGTTCTGATCGAGTCTTTCATCGTGACCGTGATCGGCGGCATGGGGTCGATCCTGGGTGCCCTGATCGGTGCGCTGCTGATCGGATTGATCCGCTCGTTCGGTTCGCTCGGCTTCCCGCTGTTCACCGAGGGGCTGATGTATCTCTTCATGGTGATCGTGCTGGTGTCGCGGCCGACCGGCCTGTTCGGCAAGGAGGTCGCATGA